One genomic window of Phaenicophaeus curvirostris isolate KB17595 chromosome 21, BPBGC_Pcur_1.0, whole genome shotgun sequence includes the following:
- the TADA2A gene encoding transcriptional adapter 2-alpha codes for MERLASFSNDPFDKPPCRGCSSYLTEPYVKCAECGPPPFLLCLQCFTRGFEYKKHQSDHTYEIMTSDFPVLDPNWTAQEEMALLEAVMDCGFGNWQDVANQMCTKSKEECEKHYMKHFINNPLFASTLLNLKQAEEAQHSETAIPFYPADDPPRPTFDSLLSRDMAGYMPARADFVEEFDNYAEWDLRDIDFVEDDSDILHALKIAVVDIYHSRLKERQRRKKIVRDHGLINLRKFQILERRYPKEVQDLYETMRRFARILGPVEHDKFIESHALEFELRREIKRLQEYRAAGITDFCSARTYDHLKKTRDEERLKRTMLSEVLQYIQDSSACQQWLSRQADIDSGLSPTVPVPSNSGRRSAPPLNLTGLPGTEKLNEKEKELCQMVRLVPGAYLEYKAALVNECNKQGGLRLAQARALIKIDVNKTRKIYDFLIREGYITKA; via the exons ATGGAGCGTCTGGCCTCCTTCAGTA ATGACCCTTTTGATAAGCCTCCGTGCCGAGGTTGCTCTTCGTACCTCACAGAGCCTTACGTTAAGTGTGCTGAGTGTGggcctcctcctttcctcctgtgTTTGCAG TGTTTCACACGAGGATTTGAATACAAGAAACATCAAAGTGATCATACTTACGAGATAATG acTTCTGATTTCCCTGTCTTAGATCCTAACTGGACAGCTCAGGAGGAAATGGCACTCCTAGAAGCTGTGATGGACTGCGGATTTGGAAACTG GCAGGATGTAGCCAACCAGATGTGTACAAAATCCAAGGAGGAGTGTGAGAAACATTATATGAAACACTTTATCAACAATCCCTTGTTTGCGTCTACATTACTGAACCTGAAGCAGGCAGAGGAGGCGCAGCACAGCGAAACAGCCATTCCTTTCTACC ctgctgatgATCCACCACGGCCTACTTTTGATTCCTTGCTCTCCAGGGACATGGCTGGGTATATGCCAGCGAGAGCTGACTTTGTTGAG GAGTTTGACAACTATGCTGAATGGGATTTGAGAGATATTGATTTTGTAGAAGATGATTCAGACATTTTGCATG CTCTGAAGATTGCAGTTGTTGATATCTATCATTCCAGGTTaaaggaaagacagagaagaaaaaa AATTGTAAGAGATCATGGCCTGATCAACCTCAGAAAATTTCAAA TTTTGGAAAGGCGATATCCAAAGGAGGTTCAAGACCTTTATGAAACAATGCGACGATTTGCACGAATTCTTGGCCCAGTAGAGCACGATAAGTTCATTGAAAGCCATGCAC TGGAATTTGAACTACGAAGGGAAATAAAGCGACTGCAGGAATACAGAGCAGCAGGAATCACTGATTTCTGTA GTGCCAGAACATACGATCACCTTAAGAAGACAAGAGATGAGGAACGCCTAAAGCGCACTATGCTTTCTGAAGTCCTGCAGTACATCCAGGACAGCAGCGCCTGCCAGCAGTGGCTCAGTCGACAAGCTGATAT tgaTTCCGGTCTGAGTCCCACAGTACCAGTTCCTTCGAATTCAG GCAGACGGAGTGCCCCACCACTGAACCTCACAGGTCTCCCAGGAACAGAGAAacttaatgaaaaggaaaaggag CTCTGTCAGATGGTGAGGTTGGTCCCTGGAGCCTATTTAGAATATAAAGCTGCTTTAGTGAACGAGTGCAACAAACAAGGAGGCCTGAGACTGGCGCAGGCGAGAGCGCTCATCAAGATCGATGtgaacaaaaccaggaaaatctATGACTTCCTTATCAGAGAAGGGTACATCACAAAAGCCTGA